In Erigeron canadensis isolate Cc75 chromosome 6, C_canadensis_v1, whole genome shotgun sequence, the following are encoded in one genomic region:
- the LOC122603720 gene encoding uncharacterized protein LOC122603720 has product MVVNVIKWRPWPPPVVSKKYKVKLVVKKMEGGGNDQVHADTEKRVVEIRWKGPKISLSTFRKTVTKRNYTREEKVVEPNGVVFWDEEFHSICTLSASSSSSSKDNYAFNPWEIAFTVFNGLSPGSKNKVPIVGTASLNLAEYASAAEEMDLELVIPLNTSCVATETCPSLHIQLSLMEWRADQEPAEPSQTQSQTSESSAGEKDELSALKAGLRKVKIFTEYVSIRRGKKTSREDDREIRSEEGDYSSYRFDSDSFEDSEYGESNEIKKDDDDNFRKSFCYGTLAYANCTTGSLYEDSIYYSNRKSDVCCSQNDDSSASVSEPYVIQNPKRGIFPWKKRKLNLRSPKAKGEPLLKKAYAEEGGDDIDFDRRQLSSDESLGWHMLNDRSPISEFGDDSFAVGSWEQRDITSRDSYMKLKTHVFFASIDQRNERAAGESACTALVAVIADWFQNNCDLMPIKSQLDSLIREGSLEWRNLCENETYMVRFPDKHFDLETVLEANIRPLEVVPEKSFIGFFHPKEVEEGTFDFLDGAMSFDTMWDEISRESEPRVYIVSWNDHFFVLKVDSVAYYIIDTLGERLFEGCNQAYILKFDRNTAIYALPISDSGSDGSTRKSTTEPVESVKNPSENEVICEGKESCKEYIKSFLAAIPIRELQADMKKGLHSSTPIHHRLQIEFHYTKLQPQPVAVDPDPVPTNVIPVLAVDDSANSVAT; this is encoded by the exons ATGGTGGTGAATGTGATAAAATGGAGGCCATGGCCGCCGCCGGTGGTGTCAAAGAAATATAAGGTGAAATTGGTGGTGAAAAAAATGGAAGGTGGGGGTAATGATCAAGTGCATGCGGACACAGAGAAAAGAGTGGTGGAAATCAGATGGAAAGGACCAAAAATAAGTTTAAGTACATTTAGGAAAACAGTTACTAAGAGGAATTATACAAGGGAAGAAAAAGTTGTGGAGCCAAACGGTGTCGTTTTTTGGGATGAAGAATTTCATAGTATTTGTACACTTTCTGCTTCGTCCTCTTCCTCTTCTAAAGATAATTATGCTTTTAATCCTTGGGAGATTGCTTTTACTGTCTTCAAT GGATTAAGCCCAGGATCTAAGAACAAGGTTCCTATAGTTGGAACAGCATCTTTGAATCTTGCTGAATATGCTTCTGCTGCTGAAGAAATGGATCTTGAGCTCGTCATTCCTCTTAACACTTCATGTGTAGCAACAGAGACTTGCCCCTCTCTTCAT ATCCAACTTAGTTTGATGGAGTGGAGAGCTGACCAAGAACCAGCAGAACCGTCACAAACTCAAAGTCAAACATCAGAAAGTTCTGCAGGAGAAAAAGATGAGCTTTCTGCACTCAAAGCTGGATTAAGAAAAGTCAAGATCTTTACCGAATATGTATCAATTAGGAGAGGAAAGAAAACATCTCGTGAGGATGATCGCGAAATTAGAAGTGAAGAGGGAGATTATTCTTCTTACCGTTTTGACTCAGACTCCTTTGAGGATTCTGAATATGGCGAgtcaaatgaaataaaaaaagatgatgatgataatttcAGAAAGTCATTTTGCTATGGAACACTGGCCTATGCAAATTGTACCACAGGGTCTCTTTATGAAGACAGTATTTATTACAGTAATAGAAAATCTGATGTTTGTTGTTCTCAAAATGATGACTCAAGTGCTTCTGTTTCTGAACCTTATGTGATCCAGAATCCTAAGCGCGGTATCTTTCCATGGAAGAAGCGGAAACTAAACTTGAGATCACCAAAAGCTAAGGGGGAGCCATTGTTAAAAAAAGCATACGCTGAAGAAGGTGGCGATGACATTGACTTTGACCGCCGCCAGCTCAGCTCCGACGAATCTCTAGGG TGGCATATGCTGAATGATCGATCTCCAATATCTGAATTCGGGGATGACAGTTTTGCTGTTGGAAGCTGGGAACAGAGGGATATAACTAGTCGTGACAGTTACATGAAGCTAAAGACACATGTTTTCTTTGCTTCAATTGATCAACGGAATGAACGGGCAGCTGGTGAGAGTGCATGCACCGCCCTTGTGGCGGTGATAGCTGATTGGTTCCAAAATAACTGTGATCTCATGCCAATTAAGTCCCAACTTGACTCTCTAATTCGAGAAGGCTCGCTAGAGTGGCGCAATTTATGTGaaaatgaaacttatatggTCCGTTTTCCCGATAAGCATTTTGATCTAGAAACCGTCCTTGAAGCCAATATACGGCCCCTTGAGGTTGTTCCTGAAAAATCTTTTATCGGATTTTTCCACCCTAAAGAAGTCGAAGAGGGTACGTTTGACTTTTTGGATGGTGCAATGTCCTTTGATACTATGTGGGATGAGATAAGTCGTGAATCAGAGCCACGAGTCTACATTGTGAGCTGGAATGATCACTTTTTTGTCTTGAAAGTCGACTCAGTGGCATATTATATCATTGACACTCTAGGGGAAAGGCTTTTTGAAGGATGCAATCAAGCTTATATCTTAAAATTTGACCGAAACACAGCAATCTATGCACTTCCTATCTCTGATTCTGGATCTGATGGTTCTACAAGAAAGTCAACCACTGAACCCGTGGAGTCGGTCAAGAATCCGAGTGAAAATGAGGTTATATGTGAGGGGAAAGAATCATGCAAGGAATACATCAAAAGCTTCTTGGCAGCCATTCCTATTAGAGAATTGCAAGCAGATATGAAGAAAGGTTTACATTCTTCGACACCAATTCATCACAGACTACAAATTGAGTTTCATTACACTAAGTTGCAACCACAACCCGTTGCGGTTGATCCTGACCCAGTCCCAACCAATGTCATCCCAGTACTAGCAGTTGATGACTCGGCAAACTCGGTTGCCACATAG
- the LOC122605708 gene encoding putative pentatricopeptide repeat-containing protein At5g06400, mitochondrial, whose translation MKILFKFRSAGSSCRRLIPIYISNLQSFCYSIDTTPFNNPNPNNPEKAQIKNAKDYTNLFDEITQILGTQSFNVDVNVGDRFPITKGDDLKDSLECTQGVCENACENQNLEIRKTCVDSKDVSDIVTKATQVLRGGEGAVSIEERLEDMDVEFDCDVVDKVLKRCFKVPDLALRFFKWIKVKNEAFVTTAAYNTMIYVLAESKKFELVEGLLKEMEKNSCKKDIKTWTILISQYGKSNKIGKVLLLFEEMKKSGFEPDLAVYKVTLRTLCNGRKSDIAMEFYKEMMSKEMEPDTSLYKVLLNCLARSGDIDAIHLIADDMIKISQIPELDVYTYMLKSFCISGRIREALEVIKDMKNKDIVIESEHFEMMVKGMCRAGRIMDALEIVDILKRKDAVDKKIYEIVINGYLRRNDLSKALDLFHGLKDCGQTLTVATYTELMQYLFGMNEFEKAFDLYNMLLETGVELDSVAITAVVAGYVQQNCISEAWEVVENAEKKGMKLSSKCYMVFIKELCKISKSDEAVNVLDHMKALKLGISEHILNWIISHLEKNGELGKIQRVKRIQRATSDKDETTLDSSSIQIDPKSVNSLITYTPAVAAKSFVEYDLQRACKIVSSSMDWSLKEESLQKCDLDITPELVVEVLRKCSLQGCAASQFFSWAGKKNGYSHTAETYNMAMKVAGQGKDFKHMRNLFNEMRRKSLLISSDTWTIMILQYGRIGLTEIALKVFREMKESGCSPISSTYKSLIISLCGKKGRKVNEAIETFLEMIQAGFVPDKELLEIYLECLCETDNVLEAKKCVKNLCTLGFSTPLAYSLCIRALSRAGNVDEALLMMDEVDEKDQNILKSYTYGSLIHTLLRKRRLQEALEKIESMKELSIFPTVHVYTSLIVFFFREKQISKALEVFEKMKQEGIEPTIVTYTSLIRGYVSNGKIDDAWKVFHKMKSDGPLPDFKTYSMFISCLCKETRSEEAMQLLSEMLSVGFAPSTVNFRDVFYGLNREGKHNLAQTVLMRKWNFVSRRKSLT comes from the coding sequence atgaaaattttatttaaattcaGATCAGCAGGTTCAAGTTGTAGGCGTCTCATTCCCATATATATCTCAAATTTACAATCTTTTTGTTATTCAATCGACACTACACCATTCAATAACCCGAATCCAAACAACCCTGAAAAAGCCCAGATAAAAAATGCTAAAGATTACACTAATCTTTTTGATGAAATCACCCAAATTTTAGGAACCCAGAGCTTCAATGTGGATGTAAATGTAGGTGATCGGTTTCCGATAACGAAAGGGGATGATTTGAAAGATTCTTTGGAGTGCACACAAGGTGTTTGTGAAAATGCCTGTGAGAACCAAAATTTGGAAATTAGAAAAACCTGTGTGGATTCAAAGGATGTGAGCGATATAGTTACTAAAGCTACTCAGGTTTTAAGGGGTGGTGAGGGTGCAGTGTCGATTGAGGAACGGTTAGAGGATATGGATGTTGAGTTTGATTGTGATGTTGTTGATAAAGTTTTGAAGAGGTGTTTTAAAGTGCCTGATTTAGCTTTAAGGTTTTTCAAGTGGATAAAGGTTAAGAATGAGGCGTTTGTTACGACTGCAGCGTATAATACGATGATTTATGTACTTGCAGAGTCGAAAAAGTTTGAGTTAGTTGAGGGACTGTTGAAGGAAATGGAGAAGAATTCATGTAAGAAGGATATTAAGACATGGACTATTCTTATTTCTCAGTATGGGAAGTCAAATAAAATTGGGAAAGTGTTGTTGCTTTTTGAGGAAATGAAGAAGTCTGGTTTTGAACCTGATTTGGCGGTTTATAAAGTAACGTTGCGTACACTTTGTAATGGTAGAAAATCGGATATAGCCATGGAGTTTTACAAGGAGATGATGTCTAAAGAAATGGAACCAGATACAAGTTTGTacaaagttttattaaattgCTTAGCACGTTCAGGAGACATTGATGCCATCCACTTGATAGCCGATGATATGATAAAGATCTCCCAAATCCCTGAACTAGATGTGTACACttatatgttaaaaagtttTTGCATTTCGGGTAGAATAAGAGAAGCGTTAGAAGTGATAAAGGATATGAAGAATAAAGATATTGTGATTGAGTCTGAACATTTTGAGATGATGGTGAAAGGAATGTGTCGCGCTGGTAGAATCATGGATGCTCTAGAAATTGTTGATATTTTAAAGAGAAAAGATGCCGTTGACAAAAAGATCTATGAAATTGTTATCAACGGGTACCTGCGAAGAAATGATCTCTCCAAAGCACTTGACTTGTTTCACGGCCTAAAAGATTGTGGACAAACACTGACAGTCGCTACTTATACAGAGCTGATGCAATATCTTTTTGGAATGAACGAGTTTGAGAAGGCATTTGATTTGTATAACATGTTGCTGGAAACAGGAGTTGAGTTGGATAGTGTGGCAATAACTGCTGTTGTTGCTGGTTATGTGCAACAAAACTGTATTTCTGAAGCATGGGAAGTGGTTGAAAATGCAGAAAAGAAAGGAATGAAGTTGAGTAGCAAGTGTTATATGGTCTTTATCAAAGAACTTTGTAAGATTTCAAAGTCTGATGAAGCTGTCAATGTTTTGGATCATATGAAAGCTTTGAAGTTAGGTATATCAGAGCATATATTAAACTGGATAATATCTCATTTGGAAAAAAACGGAGAATTGGGGAAGATACAACGAGTAAAGCGGATTCAAAGAGCCACTTCTGACAAAGACGAAACCACCCTTGATTCAAGCTCGATCCAGATAGacccaaaaagtgtaaattctCTTATAACTTATACCCCTGCTGTTGCGGCTAAGTCTTTTGTTGAATATGATCTTCAAAGAGCCTGTAAGATTGTGTCTTCCTCAATGGATTGGTCCTTAAAGGAGGAATCTTTACAAAAATGTGATCTCGATATCACACCAGAACTAGTTGTGGAAGTACTGAGAAAGTGCAGCCTACAGGGGTGTGCAGCGTCACAGTTCTTCTCATGGGCTGGAAAGAAAAATGGTTACAGTCACACTGCAGAAACGTACAACATGGCGATGAAAGTTGCTGGTCAAGGGAAAGATTTTAAGCATATGAGAAACTTGTTTAATGAAATGAGAAGAAAAAGTCTGTTGATTTCATCAGACACATGGACAATCATGATTTTACAATACGGTCGAATAGGTTTGACAGAAATTGCTCTAAAAGTATTCAGAGAAATGAAGGAAAGTGGTTGCAGTCCCATCAGTAGCACATACAAATCTTTGATTATTTCCCTTTGTGGGAAAAAGGGTAGAAAGGTCAATGAAGCAATCGAAACGTTTTTGGAGATGATACAAGCTGGATTTGTGCCCGATAAAGAATTGCTTGAAATATATCTTGAATGTTTATGTGAAACTGATAATGTGTTAGAAGCCAAAAAGTGTGTCAAGAACCTATGTACACTTGGATTTTCGACTCCCTTAGCTTACTCATTGTGTATCAGGGCTCTCAGTCGAGCAGGTAATGTAGATGAAGCTTTGTTAATGATGGATGAGGTTGATGAAAAAGACCAAAATATTCTCAAGAGTTACACTTACGGAAGCCTGATTCACACATTACTGAGGAAAAGGCGCTTACAGGAAGCATTGGAAAAGATAGAATCAATGAAAGAGCTGAGTATCTTCCCAACTGTTCATGTCTATACATCACTAATAGTTTTTTTCTTCAGAGAAAAACAAATTTCTAAAGCTTTAGAGGTTTTTGAGAAGATGAAACAAGAGGGAATTGAACCCACAATCGTTACTTATACATCGTTAATTCGTGGATATGTAAGCAATGGGAAGATCGACGATGCTTGGAAAGTTTTTCATAAGATGAAAAGTGATGGGCCATTGCCCGATTTTAAGACGTATTCAATGTTCATTTCTTGTTTGTGCAAGGAGACCAGGTCTGAAGAAGCTATGCAACTTTTATCTGAGATGTTAAGTGTCGGGTTTGCTCCAAGTACTGTTAATTTTCGTGATGTATTTTACGGATTAAATAGAGAGGGGAAACATAATCTAGCTCAAACTGTACTTATGAGAAAATGGAATTTTGTAAGTAGAAGGAAATCTTTGACTTAA
- the LOC122603135 gene encoding calcium-dependent protein kinase 26-like: MGNICCASKCLKHGFFGSMWYSSWWSKYEKRRARNHHHQVKNHKANRPKTPPRVVFIPQEEHKPAQQVQPVVPYNEVKEHGKQFGKSVIVKQQSKSTQRNAQSSVRHPKHRRIKSSAGLLVDKVLKTKTGFLKDHYTMGLKLGHGQFGTTSVCIDKKTGKQFACKSISKRKLVTEDDVEDVRKEVEIMHHLSGHPNVVTIEGAYEDAYEVHLIMELCAGGELFEKIAQKGHFTERKAADLLRTIASVIEACHSLGVVHRDLKPENFLFVDKDEDSPLKSIDFGLSVFFKPGEILTDIVGSPYYVAPEVLLKHYGSEIDIWSAGVILYILLSGVPPFWGETETDLFREILEGEIDFSFSPWPGISSSAKDLIQKMLIRDRSRRITAHEVLRHPWIRVDGVAPDKPLDPAVLTRLTQFSAMNKLKKMALRVIASKLSEEEIGGLKQMFKMIDTDNSGCITFDELKDGLKRFGADLDESEIHDLMQSADIDNSGTIDYDEFVAATLHFTKADREDRLFAAFSYFDKDASGYITRDELQKACKEFGVDDIHLEEIIKEVDQNNDGRIDYSEFVAMMHKGTASLVRNQTKNKFSTGFKEPLPVL, encoded by the exons ATGGGTAATATATGTTGTGCTTCAAAATGTTTAAAGCATGGTTTTTTTGGATCAATGTGGTATTCGTCGTGGTGGTCTAAGTATGAAAAAAGAAGAGCAAGAAACCATCATCATCAAGTCAAAAACCATAAGGCTAATAGACCAAAGACACCTCCACGGGTCGTGTTTATACCACAAGAAGAACATAAACCGGCCCAACAAGTTCAGCCCGTGGTTCCTTATAACGAAGTGAAAGAACATGGAAAGCAGTTTGGAAAATCTGTAATAGTAAAGCAACAAAGCAAATCAACACAAAGAAACGCGCAAAGTAGTGTAAGACATCCAAAGCATAGGAGGATAAAGTCGAGTGCAGGCCTTTTAGTTGATAAAGtcttgaaaacaaaaactgGGTTTTTGAAAGATCACTATACAATGGGTTTGAAACTGGGACATGGACAATTTGGTACAACTTCTGTTTGTATAGATAAGAAAACAGGGAAACAATTTGCTTGCAAATCCATTTCAAAGAGGAAGTTAGTGACGGAAGATGATGTGGAGGATGTCAGAAAAGAAGTTGAGATTATGCATCATTTATCCGGTCACCCGAATGTAGTCACAATTGAAGGGGCTTATGAAGATGCTTATGAAGTCCATTTGATCATGGAACTTTGTGCAGGAGGTGAACTATTTGAAAAAATTGCACAAAAAGGCCATTTTACAGAACGGAAAGCAGCTGATCTTCTTAGAACTATTGCTAGTGTTATCGAGGCGTGTCATTCCTTAGGAGTTGTGCACCGGGATCTTAAGCCCGAAAACTTTCTTTTTGTTGATAAAGACGAAGATTCACCTCTTAAAAGTATTGATTTTGGATTATCAGTTTTCTTTAAGCCGG GTGAAATTCTTACTGATATAGTAGGAAGTCCTTATTATGTTGCACCAGAGGTGTTGTTAAAACATTATGGTTCCGAAATAGACATTTGGAGTGCTGGAGTGATCCTTTACATTCTTCTTTCCGGGGTGCCACCCTTCTGGGGAG AGACGGAGACCGATCTATTTAGGGAGATACTAGAGGGTGAAATTGACTTTTCCTTCAGTCCATGGCCTGGTATCTCTTCAAGTGCTAAAGATTTGATACAGAAAATGCTTATTAGAGACCGAAGTAGACGCATAACTGCTCATGAAGTTCTTC GTCACCCTTGGATCAGGGTAGATGGTGTTGCACCAGACAAGCCTCTGGATCCTGCAGTTTTGACTCGGTTAACTCAGTTTTCTGCCATGAATAAGCTCAAGAAAATGGCTCTAAGG GTGATTGCATCAAAACTTTCGGAAGAAGAAATTGGAGGCTTAAAGCAAATGTTCAAGATGATTGATACAGACAACAGTGGTTGTATAACTTTTGATGAATTGAAGGATGGACTAAAAAGATTTGGTGCTGATCTTGATGAATCTGAGATTCATGATCTAATGCAGTCT GCAGATATTGATAACAGTGGCACTATAGACTACGATGAATTTGTAGCTGCAACACTGCATTTTACCAAAGCTGACAGGGAGGATCGTTTATTTGCTGCTTTTTCGTATTTTGACAAAGATGCTAGTGGTTATATTACACGTGATGAACTTCAAAAAGCCTGCAAGGAGTTTGGAGTTGATGATATCCATTTGGAAGAAATTATCAAAGAAGTTGATCAGAACAAT GATGGTCGTATAGATTACAGCGAGTTTGTTGCAATGATGCATAAGGGAACTGCTTCTTTGGTTAGGAATCAAACCAAGAATAAATTTAGCACTGGATTCAAAGAGCCATTGCCCGTTTTATGA